The nucleotide sequence TCCAAGGACGACACGATGACCGCTTGGCCGGCCAAGCCGGGAGCGCGCACGTAGAGTATTTCTTGGTCGCGGTGAATGACCTCGACCGAGCGCACCCTCAGGCTACCGTTCTGATCAACCCAGACTTGGTTGCCCACCCGCAACGCGGTGCTGGGAATCATCACGCTGTCGCTGACTGCGTGGCCGTCAATGGTCACTTTGACGTAGCTATTGGCCAAAAGTGCCGGGGCGTTCGGGCTGATGGCATCAAGCACGCGCACGGTAACCCCGAGTGTCCGGGTTTTGGCATTGATCGCCGGGCTGACGCGTTGGACACGAGCGGCATAGCGGTGGTCGGACCATTCGACTATGGCGGCGGCTTGGCCGGCGCCCATCAAATCCGGAATTAACGCGGCTTCTGCTTTTGTCAGCGACAGCTCAACCTCCATTGCGGTGTCGGTAAACAATGTTGCCACCGCTTGCCCGGCCCCCAACACGGCGCCTAGCTCGGCGCTTTGGTCAAGCACACGACCGGCGAATGGGGCCTCAATCCGAGTGTTATCGACCGCCACTTGCGCGCTTTGGCGGGCTGCTTTCAGGCTCAAAATGGCCGATCGAACCTGGGTGACTTGGGTTTCCAGCTGGTCCAGTTGATTCAAGCTGACGCTGCCTTGCTGGTACAGGGACTCGGTCCGCGCCAACTGTTTAGTCAGTAGCGCCAGGTTGGCTTGGTTGCCGGCTAAATCGGCCTCGGCTCGGGCCAGGTTGGCGCGCGCTACGCGATCGTCGAGCTGGGCTAAGGTTTCGCCACGCTCGACCCGGGCACGCTGCTCGATTGCCGGGTGCAGCGAAACGACGCGGCCACCGGTCTGTGCAGCCACCGCAACCTGTCGGAAAGGGCGCACAAACCCATCGGCGCGGACCGGCAATGGGGCGCTCATGGGGGTGGCGATCACGGTGCTGACAATGGGTGTTTGACGCGGTTGCGGTTCGGCCTGGACCGGGGTCTTGAGTGCGCCCATGACCTGAAAACCGCCGACGCCCACCGCTAAAATCAGGGCCGATAGGCAGTACCACAGAAAGTTATCGCGGATCGCGGTAAAAAAGCGCATAAAACCAAAACCTTGAATTAAGTGACCGGCCAGTCAGTGAATGCAGTATGGTGATTGGGAAACAAAGATCAACTGCTGTTACAAAGGTTTAAAGCGATGCCCCAAGCCGGCAAACCCGTCGATCACGCACTGCGCGCCCGCCGCGAGGCGGACATTCGCGCATCGGCATTGGATGTATTAACGTCCAAGGGCTACGCCGGGATGCGCTTGGACGAGGTCGCGCGCTTGGCCGGTGTTAGCAAATCCGCGGTGTATCTGTATTTCGATAGCAAGGCGGACCTGTATAAATCCGTTTTGAAATCGTTGTCGGTGCGCACGGCCGGCGAAATTCAGGCGTTGCGCAGTGCCCGCGATCTGGACTATCCGCAGCGGCTGGCGCAAACCTTGGATACGCTTTACGCGGCCATGCTCGAATCGCCGATGGGGGCGCTGTTGCCCGTGGTCAGCGAGACCGCCCGCCAATACCCGGATTTGGCGGCGTATTTTTTGACCGAAGTACGCGGCCCCCTGGACCTGGCTCTGCTTGGATTGATGGCCGAAGGCGTTGCCGCCGGCGCCTTTGCCGATCGGCCGATCACGCGCTCGGTGCCCCTGCTGGTCGGGCCCATTGTTGCGCTGGCATTGCAGCAATCGATTGCCGCCAACGTCGCCCAGCCACCGGTGTTGGATCTGCCGGCGCTAAAACGTGCGCACTATGAATTACTGATGGCTGCGCTGGTGCCGCCGGCACTTCCTGATACTCCGTCCTAGCACTATGCTAGGCGTGCCTTAACCGTTGGAGCCACCGTGTTTTCCCAATTCATGCTAGCCCTGGGTATTACCGCGCCGATTTTTATCGTGTTGGTGTTTGGCATGGTGCTGCGCCGGCGCCGCTGGATCGACGACAGTTTCGTCGAAACCGGCTCCAGCTTAGTGTTTCGGTTGGCCCTTCCCTGTGTGTTGTTCTTGAGCATTAGTCAGACCCGATTCGAGGACGCATTTGATCCGCGCATGATTGCGGTCGGGGTGGGCGGGACCTTTTTGGTGTGGTTGCTGCTGGAATGGGTGGCGGGCCGTTGGATCCAACCACCACGGGATCGTGGCGTGGTCATTCAAGCCAGCTTTCGCGCCAATATGGGCATTATCGGATTGGCTTATTGCGTCAATGCCTATGGCACTGAAGGGTTGGCCCAGGCGTCAATTTACCTGGCCTTGGTGACGATTTTGTACAACGTATTGTCGGTGGTGACGCTCAACCGTTGGGTTGATGGCGCCCGCGGGCTGCGTGGCACAGTTAGCGGCATCGTCAAGAACCCCCTAATTATCGCGATCGTATCGGCCTTGCCGTTTTCAATCACCCAAGTCAGTTTGCCTGCGGTGCTAATCCAATCCGGCGCTTATTTAGCCCAGTTGGCACTGCCGTTGGCGCTGCTGTGCACCGGTGCCAGTCTCAGCTTTGCCGGTTTGCGCGCGGATTCGTGGAATGCGGTGTTCGCTTGCTTTGCCAAATTGTTTTGGGTGCCGGTGCTGATTGGTGCGCTAGGGGTGATGGCCGGGTTGTCCGAACAGTTATTGGGCATTGTGATCTTGATGGCGTCGGCGCCGACGGCAGCGGCCAGCTACGTCATGGTGCGTGGCGTTGGCGGCAATGCGACCTTGGCGGCCAATATCATTGTGCTGACAACGCTAGCGTCGGCTGTCAGCACCAGTGTGCTGTTAGTGTTGGCGCAGCTAGGCGGTTTTTTGTGAGTCGGGCGACGTCGCCAGTCGTGAATCGACCGCCGCCATGATGTCAATTACCAACCGCCCATCCAAGGTAGTGCCCGGGGCGACGGTCAATCCACCAATACTAAAACCCTGATCACAACCAATTTCTAACAGCTTCAATACTTGATCAATGGCGTCGCGGCGTTGCGATACAGTGCCATCAATTTTACTTTGCGCCACCAATTGGACGGCTACTCTTAGGGCCTGGCGAAAGCTGGGTTCGATTTTAATTGTAGTTTTCATCAAATAAGTATGACCGTATGCATTCGGATTCTCACCCGTTGATTAAGCAGTATGACCGATAAAAATTGTGCTATCGCTGCGGCCGGATACGAATGGCTTCCAAGATGCAGTCGTAAAGCAGGTTGATAAAGTCGCTGGCGATTCGTTGCCCCAGCGGCGTCAGCGCGACCCAGCGATCGTTGAAAAAATGCTCGCTACTGGTTTCAACCCAGCCGTTTAGAATCCAGCGCCGCAGCTCCGGTTCCAAGTCCTCGCCGATGGCGGCGTTGTGGTCTTGTAAAACGTTACGAATGCGTCGGCGATCGGCCCCATGGTGGCTGAGGTGCAGTCGCAGCAGGCTAAATAGGGCGCGGCCGTGGACGGGCGTTAGGCGCTGGGTGCCGGCGTATTCGGCACGCAGCCACCCCAGGCGCACGGCACGGGAAAAGGCGTCGGCGTGGTCGGTCCGCGGCCAATCGCACTGTTCGATTTGGTCGACTAGGGCTCGCGTCGGTTGATCTAGCGCCGACATCATCAGATCAGAGGCAAACCAGGCATCGTCGACCACGTAGGCCAGGCCCGTGGCTGCGTAAATTTTGAGCAGCTTGCGAGCGGTCGGGCGACTGGCACCGGACACCAACGAAAATTGGTCGGTTTTTAACGCCCAGCGCTCGAGCGAGGCCAGCATCAGTGCACGCATCCCAAGTGTTCGGAAGGGATCGGCGATGGCCGGGTTGCGTGCATAGGAAGCTGCGACATACCCCCGCGCCAAGGCCCAGTGGATGTCCTCGGGTGCGGGCACGACGTTAACGTACCATTGCTTGTCAGTGGCGTTCAGTGGGCTAAAAATGACCGCTCCTCAATCACAGTAAAGCGTTAAAAAAAGGGGCAAGTACGCTAGCGATTTTCCCAAGATCTAACTATCAATCGTGTGGGCAATGTATGCAAATATTTTTTGGTCGGCACCGCGTCTTAGCCAGCATAGCTCGTCCGGTGGGTGTCAGTTATAGTGTCATAAGGCCTGGCTTGCTGGACTCAGGCGACGGTTTCGGGTTGTTTTTGACAGGCGATTTGGATGTTGCCGGTCAGTTGTTCGGCGTACAGCCGAGCGATTTGGTGACCTAAAGGATTGACCTGTACCGGCTTATCACGTTCGCAATTGATCCAGTCCAGCGCGGCCCAGCGTTTGACCGTATCACTCTGGTGGACGGGCAGTAGGCGGGTCGCTAGCTCCTCGTAGCGCTCGGTGGTTATCGCTGGGTTGTCGTGGCAACTCTGTAGTAGGTGAAAGAACCCAAGTTGGCGTGCGCCCGCCAGCGGCGAGAAGCCCTGGCGCGCCCACAACTCGGTTCGTAAAAATCCGTGCAGGACATCGTCGGCACTGGCTTCGATGGTCAGGCCGAGCGCGCCAGCACGGCTCAGTTGGCGGGTCAATGGGCGTGTCTCGGCGTCGACCCGGGCGGACAACGCTTGGGTGCCAAACCAACCTTGATCGCGATGCTCGGCATATTCACAGGCTTTCAATTCGCGCAGGTTTTTCAGCGCGGTGGGGCGAGTGATGCCCATAGCCATCAAATGGTGTTCAACGGTGGTAGGGCGGTGCTCGATCCGATTGAGGGCCAGGAACAGGGTGTCGTCCGTCAATCGGTGTTCGGCGCGTTCCAGCGTCAAGCTTGCGCAAGTATCTGAAAGGGCGCGGGTGATACGGGTAAGCGCGTTCCGATCAATCGGAGGCGCGGCGCGAAACTGCCAACTCAATAGTGAATCTCCAAGCTGTACGTTATTAGCCGATCTACACTGCCGCAACGGATACATTAAAGATAGTTCATTTCGGTGATATTGGTCGCTTTTTGCAATTTGGTGTGGACCATTGGGCGGTGCTTGGGGATTAACGACTGGTTTTTTCGTCAGCGCTTTGACGGAATTCGGCTGTTTTGTTCGCGGGCTGTTTGGTTGAGGTGGCTGACCCGGCGACCGCCCAGCTCGACCAATATCCGCGCCACGCGCAATGATTTCTCGACGTTCTTGGCGGTCACGGCACAGGCAAGCTGACGCTCGTACAGCGGAATAATAGCGGCCAATTCATTCGGCGTCATGGCATCAAGGGAACGTCTAAGGTCAGGTATATCCAAACCGCGCGACTTCATCTGCGTTCCGGTGGGCTCCGAGGTTTCATGCGCGTCGGACAACAGCGAGTACCTTCAAAAACGTGACAGAAAGTCAGTGTGATCTTTATGCCGGGTCATTACCAATAACAACACAGGAACCCTACGTCAATTCGCTGTCG is from Litorivicinus lipolyticus and encodes:
- a CDS encoding efflux RND transporter periplasmic adaptor subunit translates to MRFFTAIRDNFLWYCLSALILAVGVGGFQVMGALKTPVQAEPQPRQTPIVSTVIATPMSAPLPVRADGFVRPFRQVAVAAQTGGRVVSLHPAIEQRARVERGETLAQLDDRVARANLARAEADLAGNQANLALLTKQLARTESLYQQGSVSLNQLDQLETQVTQVRSAILSLKAARQSAQVAVDNTRIEAPFAGRVLDQSAELGAVLGAGQAVATLFTDTAMEVELSLTKAEAALIPDLMGAGQAAAIVEWSDHRYAARVQRVSPAINAKTRTLGVTVRVLDAISPNAPALLANSYVKVTIDGHAVSDSVMIPSTALRVGNQVWVDQNGSLRVRSVEVIHRDQEILYVRAPGLAGQAVIVSSLDGARDGMPVRAERSNEPQSGAN
- a CDS encoding TetR/AcrR family transcriptional regulator, whose amino-acid sequence is MPQAGKPVDHALRARREADIRASALDVLTSKGYAGMRLDEVARLAGVSKSAVYLYFDSKADLYKSVLKSLSVRTAGEIQALRSARDLDYPQRLAQTLDTLYAAMLESPMGALLPVVSETARQYPDLAAYFLTEVRGPLDLALLGLMAEGVAAGAFADRPITRSVPLLVGPIVALALQQSIAANVAQPPVLDLPALKRAHYELLMAALVPPALPDTPS
- a CDS encoding AEC family transporter codes for the protein MFSQFMLALGITAPIFIVLVFGMVLRRRRWIDDSFVETGSSLVFRLALPCVLFLSISQTRFEDAFDPRMIAVGVGGTFLVWLLLEWVAGRWIQPPRDRGVVIQASFRANMGIIGLAYCVNAYGTEGLAQASIYLALVTILYNVLSVVTLNRWVDGARGLRGTVSGIVKNPLIIAIVSALPFSITQVSLPAVLIQSGAYLAQLALPLALLCTGASLSFAGLRADSWNAVFACFAKLFWVPVLIGALGVMAGLSEQLLGIVILMASAPTAAASYVMVRGVGGNATLAANIIVLTTLASAVSTSVLLVLAQLGGFL